The following are from one region of the Hippocampus zosterae strain Florida chromosome 9, ASM2543408v3, whole genome shotgun sequence genome:
- the nisch gene encoding nischarin isoform X1 — MEPVPFTEELSDRKVCVVGSELVENYTVYIIEVLDGDHKWTVKHRYSDFHDLHEKLAAENKVDRHLLPPKKMLGKNSKSLVERRQKELEVYLQALRRQFPGATPTPLSAFLHFNLYEINGITAALAEELFHKGEELLAAGEVFSMRPLQLHAISQQLRLAKPTCYNGDAKTDLGHILDFTCRLRYLKVCGTRGPVGSSNILERNLPFDLSFFKSLLQIEISECTAQQIGGLSSLRASLVTLNIHHSTDNMMLVLVPEASEFPQWEAEGSDHGCPVTAVVPRWRNLTTLDMSHNTIGAIDGSVKLIREVEFLDLSHNQLSSVENLQHLYNLVHVDLSYNKLSVLEAAHTRLGNIKTLSLAGNQLERLAGLSKLYSLVHLDLSHNQLAQLEEIRNIGSLPCLEKLNLSSNPICIIPDYRTKVLAQFGDRAAEVCLDGQVTTEKELDTVEVLKAIQKAKEVKDRMSSSDKKGSFRKHHARFSSHCILISH, encoded by the exons ATGGAACCCGTCCCGTTCACAGAGGAGTTGTCGGATAGGAAAGTGTGTGTTGTTGGCTCTGAATTGGTGGAAAACTATACG GTCTATATCATCGAAGTGTTGGATGGAGACCACAAGTGGACGGTGAAGCATCGCTACAGTGACTTTCACGACCTCCATGAGAAG TTGGCGGCTGAGAACAAAGTGGACCGGCATTTGCTCCCGCCCAAGAAGATGCTGGGCAAGAACTCCAAGAGCCTGGTAGAGCGTCGGCAGAAGGAGCTGGAGGTCTACCTGCAGGCGCTGCGCCGACAGTTCCCGGGAGCTACGCCCACTCCCCTCTCTGCCTTCCTTCACTTCAACCTTTAT GAGATCAACGGCATCACGGCTGCATTAGCCGAGGAGTTGTttcataaag GTGAAGAGCTACTGGCTGCCGGCGAGGTGTTCTCTATgcgccccctgcagctgcacgccATCTCCCAGCAGCTGCGTCTGGCCAAGCCCACGTGCTACAACGGCGACGCCAAGACTGACCTGGGTCACATTTTGGACTTCACCTGCAGGCTGCGCTACCTCAAG GTCTGTGGCACCAGAGGTCCAGTCGGAAGCAGTAACATCCTGGAGAGGAATTTGCCttttgatttgtcttttttcaagTCCCTGCTTCAGATTGAG ATCAGCGAGTGCACAGCACAGCAAATTGGAGGTTTGTCGTCTCTGCGGGCCAGCCTGGTCACTCTGAATATCCACCACTCCACCGACAACATGATG CTTGTCCTCGTACCGGAAGCCAGCGAATTCCCTCAGTGGGAAGCCGAGGGCTCGGACCACGGCTGTCCCGTGACTGCCGTGGTACCACGCTGGCGAAACCTGACCACGCTGGACATGAGCCACAATACCATCGGCGCCATCGACGGTTCAGTG AAACTGATCCGTGAGGTGGAGTTTCTCGATCTGAGCCACAACCAGCTTTCCTCGGTGGAAAACCTTCAG CACCTATACAATCTGGTCCACGTGGATTTGTCATACAACAAGTTGTCCGTCCTGGAGGCGGCTCACACGCGGCTAGGAAACATCAAGACGCTCAGCCTAGCCGGCAATCAGCTGGAGCGGCTCGCGGGCCTCAGCAAGCTCTACTCCCTGGTCCACCTGGATCTCAGCCACAACCAGCTTGCCCAA TTGGAAGAAATCAGGAACATTGGCTCGCTGCCGTGCTTGGAGAAGCTCAACCTCTCCTCCAACCCAATTTGCATCATCCCCGACTACAGAACCAAAGTACTGGCACAATTTGGAGACCGAGCAGCAGAA GTGTGTCTGGATGGTCAAGTGACCACAGAGAAGGAGTTGGACACGGTGGAAGTGTTGAAAGCCATTCAGAAAGCCAAAGAAGTCAAAGACCGCATGAGCAGCAGCGACAAGAAG
- the nisch gene encoding nischarin isoform X2 produces the protein MEPVPFTEELSDRKVCVVGSELVENYTVYIIEVLDGDHKWTVKHRYSDFHDLHEKLAAENKVDRHLLPPKKMLGKNSKSLVERRQKELEVYLQALRRQFPGATPTPLSAFLHFNLYEINGITAALAEELFHKGEELLAAGEVFSMRPLQLHAISQQLRLAKPTCYNGDAKTDLGHILDFTCRLRYLKVCGTRGPVGSSNILERNLPFDLSFFKSLLQIEISECTAQQIGGLSSLRASLVTLNIHHSTDNMMLVLVPEASEFPQWEAEGSDHGCPVTAVVPRWRNLTTLDMSHNTIGAIDGSVKLIREVEFLDLSHNQLSSVENLQHLYNLVHVDLSYNKLSVLEAAHTRLGNIKTLSLAGNQLERLAGLSKLYSLVHLDLSHNQLAQLEEIRNIGSLPCLEKLNLSSNPICIIPDYRTKVLAQFGDRAAEVCLDGQVTTEKELDTVEVLKAIQKAKEVKDRMSSSDKK, from the exons ATGGAACCCGTCCCGTTCACAGAGGAGTTGTCGGATAGGAAAGTGTGTGTTGTTGGCTCTGAATTGGTGGAAAACTATACG GTCTATATCATCGAAGTGTTGGATGGAGACCACAAGTGGACGGTGAAGCATCGCTACAGTGACTTTCACGACCTCCATGAGAAG TTGGCGGCTGAGAACAAAGTGGACCGGCATTTGCTCCCGCCCAAGAAGATGCTGGGCAAGAACTCCAAGAGCCTGGTAGAGCGTCGGCAGAAGGAGCTGGAGGTCTACCTGCAGGCGCTGCGCCGACAGTTCCCGGGAGCTACGCCCACTCCCCTCTCTGCCTTCCTTCACTTCAACCTTTAT GAGATCAACGGCATCACGGCTGCATTAGCCGAGGAGTTGTttcataaag GTGAAGAGCTACTGGCTGCCGGCGAGGTGTTCTCTATgcgccccctgcagctgcacgccATCTCCCAGCAGCTGCGTCTGGCCAAGCCCACGTGCTACAACGGCGACGCCAAGACTGACCTGGGTCACATTTTGGACTTCACCTGCAGGCTGCGCTACCTCAAG GTCTGTGGCACCAGAGGTCCAGTCGGAAGCAGTAACATCCTGGAGAGGAATTTGCCttttgatttgtcttttttcaagTCCCTGCTTCAGATTGAG ATCAGCGAGTGCACAGCACAGCAAATTGGAGGTTTGTCGTCTCTGCGGGCCAGCCTGGTCACTCTGAATATCCACCACTCCACCGACAACATGATG CTTGTCCTCGTACCGGAAGCCAGCGAATTCCCTCAGTGGGAAGCCGAGGGCTCGGACCACGGCTGTCCCGTGACTGCCGTGGTACCACGCTGGCGAAACCTGACCACGCTGGACATGAGCCACAATACCATCGGCGCCATCGACGGTTCAGTG AAACTGATCCGTGAGGTGGAGTTTCTCGATCTGAGCCACAACCAGCTTTCCTCGGTGGAAAACCTTCAG CACCTATACAATCTGGTCCACGTGGATTTGTCATACAACAAGTTGTCCGTCCTGGAGGCGGCTCACACGCGGCTAGGAAACATCAAGACGCTCAGCCTAGCCGGCAATCAGCTGGAGCGGCTCGCGGGCCTCAGCAAGCTCTACTCCCTGGTCCACCTGGATCTCAGCCACAACCAGCTTGCCCAA TTGGAAGAAATCAGGAACATTGGCTCGCTGCCGTGCTTGGAGAAGCTCAACCTCTCCTCCAACCCAATTTGCATCATCCCCGACTACAGAACCAAAGTACTGGCACAATTTGGAGACCGAGCAGCAGAA GTGTGTCTGGATGGTCAAGTGACCACAGAGAAGGAGTTGGACACGGTGGAAGTGTTGAAAGCCATTCAGAAAGCCAAAGAAGTCAAAGACCGCATGAGCAGCAGCGACAAGAAG
- the wu:fb55g09 gene encoding coiled-coil domain-containing glutamate-rich protein 1, which produces MLSKEMCGREARRGGVQVRSEKRKAAGGYLRGRKHPHPHGRLQRPTSSTTLLRLRPINVQGNRARGMRAPKNTNQFLMHEKYQMMHMRSDSMGSDTGGSCSDSESELTDMDSYLGALENARGALPDGLEREPEPKPPSGMRQDQVVQHEDSMQYFPSEDDLLQSHNFMQRDFAQFCDFLTS; this is translated from the coding sequence ATGCTCTCAAAGGAGATGTGCGGGCGAGAAGCCCGGCGGGGTGGCGTGCAGGTCCGCAGCGAGAAGCGCAAGGCGGCTGGTGGCTATTTGAGAGGGCGCAAGCATCCTCATCCTCACGGAAGACTCCAGAGGCCCACCAGCAGCACGACTTTACTGCGCCTCCGGCCCATCAATGTCCAAGGTAATCGAGCTCGGGGCATGCGCGCCCCCAAGAACACCAACCAGTTCCTCATGCACGAGAAGTACCAGATGATGCATATGCGCTCCGATTCCATGGGCAGCGACACCGGGGGAAGCTGCTCCGATAGCGAATCGGAGCTTACTGACATGGACTCGTACCTGGGCGCCCTGGAGAACGCCAGGGGAGCCCTGCCAGACGGCCTGGAGCGAGAACCAGAACCGAAACCGCCAAGTGGGATGCGGCAGGACCAGGTGGTCCAACACGAGGACAGCATGCAGTACTTCCCGTCCGAGGATGACCTCCTGCAGAGCCACAACTTTATGCAGCGGGACTTTGCACAGTTCTGTGACTTTCTGACATCATAA
- the hgh1 gene encoding protein HGH1 homolog: MLSDSEATELLSFLTPATRPDIKGHTTSYILGLSGNRDGCRFLRTKPDFIAALFALTSDPSIAIAKDCYHILINLSADETLHQVLVTDVGMVPSLLKNLKDPQYPFSDQICTILSNLTRHEKTCKTLFKVFQEEVGLAQLVDLLCTESFNPHTKLHYLAPLLSNLTQLPEARRFLMDKDRCVVQRLLPFTQFQASAVRRGGVIGVLRNCCFDYANHEWLLSDQVDILPFLLLPLAGPEELSEEDNEGLPVDLQYLPEDKKREEDPDIRKMLLETLMLLTATKDGRRTMKDKNVYVIMREFHRWEKDPRVTTACEKLVEVLIGDEPEQGMENLLEVNIPEDVQEKLKEADVREQRELEAEEERTRKQEEEEQINISQE, from the exons ATGCTGAGCGATTCTGAGGCCACCGAGCTGCTCTCCTTTCTGACACCTGCGACAAGACctgacatcaaaggtcacaccacCAGCTACATCCTGGGCTTGTCAGGAAACAG agATGGCTGCCGCTTCCTCCGCACCAAACCTGACTTCATAGCCGCTCTTTTTGCACTGACGTCCGACCCCTCCATCGCCATTGCAAAGGACTGCTACCACATCCTGATCAACCTTTCGGCCGATGAGACTCTGCACCAG GTGTTGGTGACAGACGTTGGTATGGTGCCCTCACTGCTCAAGAACCTCAAGGATCCGCAGTACCCGTTTTCCGACCAGATCTGCACCATCCTTTCCAACCTGACGCGCCACGAGAAGACATGCAAGACGCTTTTCAAG GTATTCCAGGAGGAGGTTGGCCTGGCTCAGCTGGTGGACTTGTTGTGTACGGAGTCTTTCAACCCTCACACCAAGCTGCATTACCTTGCTCCTCTGCTGTCCAATCTCACGCAGCTGCCAGAAGCTAGACGCTTCCTGATGGACAAAGACAG GTGTGTGGTCCAACGTTTGTTGCCCTTCACACAGTTTCAGGCGTCAGCAGTGCGGCGTGGAGGAGTCATTGGCGTTCTGCGCAACTGCTGCTTTGACTATG CAAATCATGAGTGGCTACTAAGCGATCAAGTGGACATCCTGCCCTTCCTGCTGCTTCCGTTGGCCGGTCCAGAAGAACTCAGTGAGGAGGACAATGAAG GTCTGCCTGTGGATCTTCAGTACCTGCCGGAGGACAAGAAGAGAGAAGAGGACCCCGATATCAGGAAAATGCTCTTGGAAACACTGATGctg CTGACGGCAACGAAAGATGGCCGGCGGACTATGAAGGACAAGAACGTGTACGTCATCATGAGGGAGTTCCACCGATGGGAGAAGGACCCCAGAGTCACCACCGCATGTGAAAAACTGGTTGAG GTGCTGATCGGGGACGAGCCGGAACAGGGCATGGAGAACCTGCTGGAGGTCAACATTCCGGAGGACGTGCAGGAGAAGCTGAAGGAGGCCGACGTCAGAGAgcaacgggagctggaggccgAAGAGGAGAGGACACGAAaacaagaagaggaggagcagaTTAACATCAGTCAGGAATAA